One Avibacterium avium genomic window carries:
- a CDS encoding YdcF family protein: MFLLTKLITAIILPPFNVLILWILSLFFFKKLSFIFGLLGIVILYVFSIPYTSQKLQDSLTKQTPLSLADYKTAQAIVVLGGGLRDSDELFGSLAVPGVPLERLRYAAYLHRETQLPILITGGTPNGNSEAKIMAKELQEFFHTPTRWLEEKAKTTIENAQFTKALLEKEHIQRIILVTNQWHMQRAKFLFEKQGFSVLPANVGKGVTPESYDLTLMHFIPQATAMPANMQALKEWIGYWKEKFSK, translated from the coding sequence ATGTTTTTACTCACCAAACTTATTACAGCGATCATTCTTCCGCCATTTAATGTCTTGATTTTATGGATTTTGTCTTTATTCTTTTTTAAGAAGTTGAGCTTTATTTTCGGTCTTTTGGGCATTGTCATTTTGTATGTGTTCAGCATTCCTTATACTTCGCAAAAATTGCAAGATAGTCTAACAAAACAAACACCGCTCAGCCTTGCTGATTATAAAACTGCGCAGGCGATTGTGGTGCTAGGTGGTGGTTTGCGCGATAGTGATGAATTATTTGGCAGCCTTGCAGTTCCTGGCGTTCCCCTTGAACGATTACGTTATGCGGCTTATTTACATAGAGAAACTCAGCTGCCGATTTTGATTACAGGCGGAACACCTAATGGCAATTCTGAAGCCAAAATAATGGCAAAAGAGCTGCAAGAATTTTTCCACACACCAACCCGATGGTTAGAAGAAAAAGCAAAAACCACCATTGAAAATGCCCAATTTACTAAGGCGTTATTAGAAAAAGAACATATTCAGCGTATTATTTTGGTCACCAACCAATGGCATATGCAACGTGCTAAATTCCTATTTGAAAAACAAGGGTTTAGCGTTCTTCCTGCAAATGTAGGCAAAGGCGTTACGCCAGAAAGTTATGATTTAACACTAATGCACTTTATCCCACAAGCCACTGCAATGCCTGCGAATATGCAAGCCTTGAAGGAATGGATTGGGTATTGGAAAGAGAAATTTTCAAAATGA